TTTTCAAACTTAATAATGACATAAAAATTTGGCAGGATGATTATCGAGAGTTAAATGAGAAGAATAAAAAACAACTAACTTTACAAGAAATAATAATAGACATCACCGCACATGAAAAATTTAACTTAGATCAAAATAGCATCATCTTTATTCAGGAAGAAATCAGAAAAGAACTAAGCTCTTTGCTTGCGAAAGATATTGAAACAGTTTATAAAAATAGTACTTTGTTAGAGAAATCAATTGAAAACAAACCATTTACAATTAATGAAAAATCATACCGAGTAAGAATAAAAAAGATTGGATATTTCACAACATTATATATTCATGGAACGATTGAAATCGTAAAGTAAGCAGATAACAGGAATGAGTGAGATTCATTCCCGTTATTTTATTCAGCACAAACCTTTTCTAAATCTGCCAATACATCATTCATTGTATCCCAAGAATAAATTGATGCCCCTGCGGCGAGTGGGTGCCCCCCACCATTGTATTTCTTCGCTACCCCATTTATTACAAGCGCTTTCGAGCGTAGACGTACCCTAATTACATCTTCCTCTTCAACAAAAAATACCCAAGCTTTTATCCCTTGAATATGTCCGATTGTACTTACCAATTGAGAAGCTTCCATAGGAGTAACCTCAAATTCATCTAGCATTTCCTTTGTTAT
This window of the Bacillus sp. SM2101 genome carries:
- the ytrI gene encoding sporulation membrane protein YtrI, which gives rise to MRIPPHFQLPNWQRFFAGVAIGAIISWLVFLYMFGVLQEKQVSMIERQQKEIFKLNNDIKIWQDDYRELNEKNKKQLTLQEIIIDITAHEKFNLDQNSIIFIQEEIRKELSSLLAKDIETVYKNSTLLEKSIENKPFTINEKSYRVRIKKIGYFTTLYIHGTIEIVK